AGTCAAAACAGTCTTACTGAGTAATTCTCACGGACCGAGTTACTTGTCAAGTCCACTTGATATAATCTTCGTATCCCCCCCGGCTGATTTTCCCTCAAGCATTGTCAAGTCATTTGGATTATTAAATACAACTTCCGGTATAATGCTTCAAAATAATGGTTCATTAAGGCGCTCGCATTTAACGAcgggtgttttctttttgtttcccccGTTTCCCTATTCTTCTATCTTAGACAAGCCAGTCCAAGATAGTACGGTTGCCGGGATATAATATCTTTTAAGAACACGCTTgattttttccattctttcatatatttatacataatgTGCACAGCATAAGGTTAGGCTCCTTGACTGCCTCGATCACGCCCTCTTAAGAAATTCCACCCTTTTATTCGGAGGGCAATGCTACAGGGTTTCCCGTGTTTTTCAGGTGCGTCTCTCTAACTTGACAGAGCGCTCCCCAGCCCGCCTTCGTCAGCACATTTCACGTCAATCATCCTCATTGGGAATTCACTGAGGGCCAGCTGGAGAGCGACGGCACGAATTTCAGAGGAacaccacagacacagagcgataaatacaaacagaaagtcTGCAGTTTAAATAAAGGTCAAGTAGGATCCAGAGGTGAACGTCAAGTGATATATATCCaataaattgtattattattattattattattattattattatcatgttgttgttgttgttgttgccgcCGCAGGTGcacattacagaaaaaacaaaagttatcaGTATATAATTTGAACAAAGCTTATATGGCATGTTTCTCCCGGCATGCTTTGTGCTAGTTTGCCCATGCAACACCTCCCTGCACAACTAAGGTATCGTTCTCCGCCACAAGAGGTCTCTCAGAGACCACTTTGGATAGTCAGCAGAGATGGGCAGCCTTACTATAAAATTactataaaaagaaagaaagaaaaataagacaaaaacgAAGGAGACTATCTTTAtaacagaagagagaagaaatgaaatgtgtagCCTAAAAAAGGACACAGTCCCTAGGTATAAAGGCTGTGATTTTATCATACATACACCAATTGCCTCTTGTAAATATAGGCTTTTGGTGGTAATACTATGTGTTCTGCTGTAATAATCGTTAAATATGCTATCACTCCCTGATTTATATTCAGATATTCTAGTAATTCCACTGGATTGCAACATATtaagtatttatatatatatttatattataaagGAGTAAAAAAGAGCTTAACTATAATCAGTCGGGAAAGTCACTTTTCATCAAATACTCAAACTCTTTATTTATGTGTGAATGTTTAAGCTAAAATCAGATCACATGTACCACATTTGTGATTAAAATAGTAAACGTTTTGCTTTGGCCTGCTAGTATAGGTGTTATTTTGGTTCTTGACATTTCAAGCAGTGTGAACTGTGGGCTCCTGATAAGGATCTTATAGTTCACACCTAGGGACGTACAGGAAACAACATCTGCACTTCTCTTTCTGTGAAATATTTGGGGATTGTTCACTATAAGACAGTGAGTTAATCACTTTGCATTTGAAGACATCGTGTCCAAAAGAtccagacaacagaaaaaaaaagagccctaAGCTACCACTCAGCCACTGACTACCTGACAGGAAAAGACATCAGTGAAATCTCACCATGTCaggtaaaagtatttttaacaaGTATACAAATTTTGGAAGATCTATCACTAGATGTTTTGTAGACTTGttggaagaaaaatgtgtgataCTGTGTGATGCTTGAGGGTTAACACATTGCTGTAAGTTGTATGcccattttccattaaaatcaaaatactgtaaagcAATATACTTGATCGGTTCTTTTGCGTTTCCATTTGGAccattatcaaaaatgttttaaatcctGAGATATTTTACgttttttgtgaaaatgaagaaatacaaaataagattgtgaaaatattttgacattgtCTATcacaatttctttaaaatttttctgTATACTATACTTGTTGTCATCAAACATGCAACCtacaaacacatattttctgttttctatagTTTGAGTCACAGTCTGAAGAAACATAATAACCATTTAAAAGATTCAAAAAAATATGtcttaaatatatttcaaatgtCAATTAAACACATctaaaaattataataacatAAGCCAAAcggacaaaataaaatacaaacagccGCTGCAAGTTGAAATCAACAGCGATATGATGGACTGTTTATAGCAAGTTGACAAAGGACAACTGTTGAATGGACAATGGACAAGAAACCTAATAAGACCCATCTTGACAAAAGTGTTTGCATTGGtcatttaaagtcttttttctttaagtgtTTAAATTGCCTGCCCCTTGTAGATTAATGTGTAGGTGTGACTAATGTTTCCAAAAAAGGAGTAAGTTACCCGAAGACCGGCAGGTGGTACTATAACTCCATTCATTGATTTAGCTTTCGGGTCTGACTCACTCATACTCATACTCATACTCAGTTACAGTAGTAACAATCCACGGGGATAGTTTTGGTGGGGGGTAGTTTGGCGGGGATAGTGTATTATAGAGTTATTGTAAATGGGGTTTTGgttgtggtgctcacagcattgaaagAAGCGACATTTAAAAAGGAGCCTGGTTGCTATTGATAATCACAGACCTCATCGTCAACAGCGTTTAGTGGAACAACTTTGATGAAAACGGTTCAGATGATGTACAGTAGTAATTAAGTCTTCTAAAGCTGTcagcaacaaaaactgaattccATTCACCTGCACCAACAGATTATGTTTAGAGGCACCCTGACCATTTGAATGTTATATACTCTATCGTAATGTATAGGAATTACACCTAAAATGAGGTTACATGTTGTAaaagttgaaatttaaaaaaaaaaatctttgtctgCAGATCCTGGACCAAATACCACCATAACTCCACGGTATGACTATGCAGCCTACTACGACGAAAATTATTCATACTACTCCCCTTGCAACGACATCGATGGGAGGGAGTTTGGCAGAGTATTTCTGCCAACTCTCTATAGTTTGGTTTTCGGCCTCGGCTTTTTaggtatgtttgtgtgtgtgtgagtgagagagagagagagagagagagagagagagggcattACTTTACATTAGGTTaagtccataagtatttggacagtgataccATTTTCTTAATTTAGCCTCcatacaccaccacaatggatctgaatCGAAGCCATCATGATGTGATTGCAGTGTagagtttcagctttaattcaaggggtttaacaaaaatattgcactaactgtttaggaatcacagccatttttatacatttttcctcatttctagaggctcaaaagtaattggacaatccaacataattataaagtttatttttgatacttggataaaaatcctttgtagtcaatgactgcctgatgtctggaacccatggacatcaccgAAGtagctcttgtgttgcttttgcaatatgttttgggtcattactTTGGgccatctgtactgtgaagcaacgtcctatcagttttgcagcatttgactgaatctgagcagatagtataacccttatacacttcagaattcatcctgctacttcgatcagcagtcacatcatcaataaacaccagtgacccagttctattgggagccatacatgcccatgccataacactgcctccaccatgtctgacagatgatgtggtgctttggatcatgagctgttcctttccttctccattctcttctcttcccatcattctggtacaagttccTCTTGGTTTCATCcatccaaagaatcttgttccagaactaggcaggcttttttatgttttctggcaaagtctaatctggcctatctgttcttgagtgttaccggtggtttgcaccttgtggtaaaccctctgtatttacactCAGGAAgacgtctcttgattgtagactttgacaatgttaCCGCCTACCTCGTCCAGACTGTTCATGACCCGGTTAGATGATGcgaagggtttttttttcaccaagaaaaaaaaccgCATGTTGGACGGCATGTTGAGAGCTCCCAtgaacagctgccaaatgcaaattcaacatttggaatcaactccagaccttttatctgcttaatttgtcatgacaTAACAAGGGAACAGACCACACCCAggcatgaaactgattgtcagtcaattgtccaattacttttgagcttctgaaaaaaatcaggtaatgcaatatttttgttaaacacctTGAATttaagctgaaagtctacacttcaatcaaatcttGATGGTCTCATTTCAAATCCGTTGTGGTGGTGTAGAGAggcaaaaattatgaaaattgtgtcactgtccaaatacttatggacctaaacGTAGCTATATTATTATGATGCATTTTAAGCTGAGAGAATTAACGTTTTTCCTCTCCCAAGGTAATGGACTTGTGGTGTGTGTCCTGGTGAAACACCGCAACCAGACCAACTTGACAGACATCTGCCTTTTCAACCTGGCTCTCTCCGACCTCCTCTTTGTGCTCACACTGCCTTTCTACGCTCACTACTCTGTGGTCAGTGGATGGACCTTCGGAGATTTCATGTGCCGTTTCATCTCTACCTGCAACTGCGTCGGGTTCTTCAGCAGCATCTTTTTCATGGTTGTCATGACGCTGGACCGCTACATGGTCATCATGCACACTCAAAAGGTGGCACGATATCGCAGTCTGAGAGCAGGCATCGTTCTGAGCATGATTGTCTGGCTGCTGAGCCTTTGTGTCTCCGTACCAGATTTAATCTTCACAAAGGTTACAAATGGCCTTTACGGGCAGAGTTGTAACCAGGCCCTGGATAGCAGTGCCTTGAGACTTTACAACATCTTGTCAACAAATATATTGGGTCTCGTGATTCCTTTGTTGGTGATGGTAGTTTGCTACTCTAGGATCATCCCTATACTGGTGACCATGAGGAGTGCAAAGAGGCACCGTGTTGTCAAGCTGATCATCTCTATAGTGGCTGCCTTTTTCTTGTTCTGGGCCCCAtacaacatttccattttcctgaGGTTTCTGCAGGTTCAGGGTAAATTGTCGGGCGAATGCAATTTCGATGCAAAATTAAAGCTGACAATAACAGTGACTGAGACCTTTGCTTACACTCACTGCTGCCTGAACCCCATCATATACGCATTTGTTGGACAGAAGTTTATGAAAAAAGCCTTGCAGATGCTGAGTAAGTGGATGCCTTGGATTCACCTTTCCTCCACCAGAAGTTTTTCAGATAGCTCATTCAAGAAAAGCTCAGTCATGTCCAGGTCCTCTGATGTCACTCCCACTATTATGTAGGAGGTGGAGTCCAGATGTAATATGTTTTATGGACATTACCTGCTGTGTTTTGATATGTTTTCATCAATATCTTCTATACTATCTCAGGTATTCTTTAATTGCTATGCAATGCCCCTCCTTTTCCTGCTGATACTGGAGGAAACTTAGCTGTACTTCAAATTGGACGTCTTGACAGATTATGGATGTCTTGTTTGTAACGGAATGTAACCACAAAGTTTGTTTGTCTATGCCTGATGTGTCTGGAATATTtccgtttttttcccctttcacaCATTTGCTAATAAGTCTGCAGATTGGTGAAAAAACATTCATACTATGTGGAAATGctaccattaaaaaaatgaaaccaaaatactctcacaacagtatttttctttttttcactttcattgtGGAAagctttttcattcaaatgtccAACGATGACTCCAAGGTACAACAGTGAAACTAATAAATGATTTTGTAGCATCTATTGCACATTCAAAGGTCATCATTTGTCACACATTTAAATCTGTTGATGTGGAAAAAATTTTGGCTCATCAAACCTGtgatttttcatatatttttccGATATTATTTTATGCCTCACATTtctatatatttacagtatattgcacagttgtgtttttttgagtgttttcatGCTGAATAtattctctttttgtctcaATCAATTTTACTGCTATTTCAGGTGTAATTTGGACAAAGTAATGCGTAATGCTCAATTGCTGATATTGCTGCTTAAATTCTTCTGGAGTGGTTTAGATTGGCAAACAAGAGTACCACACAACTTTAGTCTGGTAGTTTTTGTATGGCACTAAATCCATGCAACAAACATCTTGCACTCATTTATAATGAAAGTCCTGTACTGGGTTCTTTAACATCTCTGTGTAACTGAGACCTTAAACAGATTTGAAATCATCATGAAAGTCCCACATTTTTACAGCGCCACAGAAACTTTATTGATGTATAGCGTTCATGTTGGAGATTAGCTGGCATGCTGAACATTGCTCATTTTGTGAACATGAAAGTATGTAGTTGACACTTTCAgatttttctcactgtcaaCGTAGTTAGTGAAAATTCTTCATGACAATGATAGGTTATTTCTTTACATCTAATTAAACAAATGTTATTTCCTCTCACATTTAGCTGACAAGATACATGGTCCTTAAAAGAGATATAGTCAAAGGTAAAGCTAATTTAAGATAGCCACAAATCTAATTGTTAGTGCTGTGTTAGTATCCTTAAACATGAGCATATTCAAGTATGTAGTTGAGCTGAAGCTGATACAATTTTGTGTAGTACAAGTACtgaagtgggaaaaaaagttacTGTAATTCTGTAATTCCGGATGAGCTGAATGCTGCTTTGAAAAGTTCACATCACctaagaacaaagaaaaagataaaattgcCTCGTTAGTATACATTTCCCCCATATTCCGTTCTTGCCACAAGTTAACACATAAAGGGACATTTCTCAGAAAACCACACTGACACCTCACTGCAGGTTTAACACAAGGCggagggaaaaaacacaaaacccagACTTCACTTTACCAGAAATGAGCTCTGTAGCAGGATTTGACTTGTAAGCTTGATGCGCAACAGAAGAACATAGAAATTCAGGAGCAGTGATTTTGGCAGAGTATGAGGTAAGCACatcaacatttcagtttttacatttttagttgcTATTAACAATACTTACTTAATCTCTCTCAACTCCTACACCCAAAAACTGTGTGTAGttttgtgtgcacgtgtttgtgtgtgtgtgtgtgtgtataaacaatGTCAGCCACAGGAAGTGAGGGTCGGCATGGGTGTCAAAACCAGGTGGTTCTGCGTAtgctgataatgaaaaaaaagacaaatttagaTGTGGTTTAAAAGAGATCACATAAATTTGATTATGGTCAGATGATGTGGGAGTTTGTTATATTTATAGTCAGAATGTGGTTAATTTACAGCTAGACTCGAGATGGTTGTTGGAAAATCTTTCTAGGTTTGCAATGGTGGCAGTTGAACCTCTAAATGTTTAGTACCGAAGCCTTTCAGACATGACTCACTAAATGACGATTGTATCTGAAAAGTTCAACTTAAAAAGGCAAGAAAGTCCAGGAATATCTCTGAATTCCCCCACATTT
This sequence is a window from Xiphias gladius isolate SHS-SW01 ecotype Sanya breed wild chromosome 22, ASM1685928v1, whole genome shotgun sequence. Protein-coding genes within it:
- the LOC120783711 gene encoding C-C chemokine receptor type 1-like, which translates into the protein MSDPGPNTTITPRYDYAAYYDENYSYYSPCNDIDGREFGRVFLPTLYSLVFGLGFLGNGLVVCVLVKHRNQTNLTDICLFNLALSDLLFVLTLPFYAHYSVVSGWTFGDFMCRFISTCNCVGFFSSIFFMVVMTLDRYMVIMHTQKVARYRSLRAGIVLSMIVWLLSLCVSVPDLIFTKVTNGLYGQSCNQALDSSALRLYNILSTNILGLVIPLLVMVVCYSRIIPILVTMRSAKRHRVVKLIISIVAAFFLFWAPYNISIFLRFLQVQGKLSGECNFDAKLKLTITVTETFAYTHCCLNPIIYAFVGQKFMKKALQMLSKWMPWIHLSSTRSFSDSSFKKSSVMSRSSDVTPTIM